Proteins encoded together in one Terriglobus saanensis SP1PR4 window:
- a CDS encoding ABC transporter ATP-binding protein produces MSTAESKTENKAEKVEYEGPAISFEDVSISFEGNEVLKNVSFAIEQGETRLLLGPAGGGKSVLMKLCDGLLQPDSGTIRVLGHEITGMKEREMFALRHRIGMVFQESALFDSMSVEDNVAYLLHEDKVPAEEAHKRVEEALRFVELEKAIDKFPAELSGGMRRRVSIARAIITEPDLILYDSPTGGLDPITSTTIMELVMKRRDVSHTTSLIITHRLQDAFYLATNHYNVEKNGAEKIPANGIDEKTKFLMLNDGKIVFDGTTLELTHSDDPWLKEYLA; encoded by the coding sequence ATGAGTACAGCGGAAAGCAAGACGGAGAACAAGGCTGAAAAGGTCGAGTATGAAGGACCTGCGATCAGCTTTGAAGATGTTTCCATCAGTTTTGAAGGCAACGAAGTACTCAAGAACGTATCCTTCGCCATCGAACAGGGCGAGACACGGCTTCTGCTGGGGCCTGCAGGCGGCGGCAAGAGCGTTCTGATGAAGCTCTGCGATGGCCTGTTACAGCCAGACAGCGGCACCATTCGCGTGCTGGGCCATGAGATCACCGGGATGAAAGAGCGCGAGATGTTTGCGCTCCGGCACAGAATTGGGATGGTCTTTCAGGAGTCGGCCCTCTTCGATTCCATGTCCGTAGAGGACAACGTCGCTTATCTGCTCCATGAAGACAAAGTTCCAGCCGAGGAAGCACACAAACGGGTCGAAGAAGCGCTGCGTTTTGTGGAGTTGGAGAAGGCGATCGACAAGTTCCCTGCTGAGCTCTCCGGTGGTATGCGCAGACGCGTTTCGATTGCCCGCGCCATCATTACAGAGCCAGATTTGATCCTCTACGACTCGCCCACGGGCGGTCTGGACCCGATTACTTCAACCACCATTATGGAACTGGTGATGAAGCGGCGCGATGTTTCGCACACGACCTCCCTCATTATCACGCATCGCCTGCAGGATGCCTTCTATCTTGCCACCAACCACTACAACGTGGAAAAGAATGGCGCGGAAAAGATCCCTGCGAACGGCATCGATGAAAAGACAAAGTTCCTGATGCTGAATGACGGCAAGATCGTCTTCGATGGGACGACGCTGGAACTGACACACTCTGACGATCCGTGGTTGAAGGAGTATCTCGCTTGA